The following nucleotide sequence is from Zea mays cultivar B73 chromosome 1, Zm-B73-REFERENCE-NAM-5.0, whole genome shotgun sequence.
CGGGCGGGACGGGACCCACGTGGCTCGTACTAGTACTGCAGTGCAAGTTGTGCGCCATCGCCCACCGGCTCGGATTCCAGCCACAGCCAGAGCAGGTCCCTCCCAATCGCGGCGATTAGACGGATCGCGCCGGGCTGGCTGGCGCGCGCACGTGCCCTGCCGCTGCGCTGGAGCAGGCGAGCGGCAGTGGTGTGCCAGGCAGGCAGAGCAGAGGCAGGCCAGGGCCAGCCGAGCCGAGCCGTGCAGGCGCAGCAAAGCGCTCCAGCTGTGCCGGGCGCCTGGCCTGGCCGCATCTATCTGCCTGCGAGTCGCTGCGTCTGCGTGCGAACGGAGAAGCTTCTTTCTTTTCAAGACACCTGCGCACGGATGGAGATCGGGGGTGCTGTTTTATTGAGGTTGGTTGGGTGGTTACCGGAGGAAGGAGGCACAAGGCCCGCTGGGCCAGCCATGTCCGTTGTTCGTAGCAGCGAAATGCGGCATTTTATTTTTTGAAGGAGCGCGGTTTGCTTGCCACTGCCAGTGCCAGCGCATGGCGCGAACATCTAGCGCGATTGGAATGCAAATGGTCCTCCACAAGGCACGCCGCACCCCCCATGGCGATTGGCGAAGCAAGTTTGAAGGGGTGACCGCGGGCACCGGCTAATCTGGGGGAAAATAGGCTACAAGGGGTCATGTTACGTTATCTTCTGTAGTATTGATTATTGAACCTCTTCTCTCTGTCTCTCTtttttaaaaagttttaatgctcATGCTACGGGGGATACCGTACCGTGGTATTCATTCAGAAAAGAAGCAATCAAAGACTAGATAGACTGTCGTGGCCCGCTTCTCTCTACACGATTTTGCAATGGACAATAACGGATGTGGTGGCATGCATGCACATGGATGACATGTGGGACCATAGTGCCTACCTTCGTCGAGTCAAACGGGTGAATAAAATGGAACGTTAACAGATTGGGCAGGGCAGCAGCTAGCACCGACGGTAATTTTAGCACTGTCCTTGATCGGATAGCGCCTGAAACTTTACAATTTGGCATGAGTAGTGGTGATTGCTGATTGGATCTACTGCTGTCGTACGCTATGGGCGCTGTGTATGCATTCGTATTAAATTCCCCGCCATTGCAGCCGAATTTGAATTGGTACGTGTATGGTGCCGATTGCAGCTTCTGCAGTGCAGGCTGTTGTTTGGTCCGCCTGCTGGCTGTTGCAGAGGTGAGGTTTGCGGGCTTCCTAAAATAAGCTCTGCTCTTGCGCGAAGAAGAATGCTGCCTGGGGTACGGTGTTGCGGTTTTGTCGAATGACGATGCACACGTTAGCAATTGCAACGATTACAGACAGGGAGTTTGATGACTCTTGACCGGAATCATCGGCACCAGCAAAGACCTGCGTTGTTTCGTTTACAGTGTGAGTAGAGTACGACCCCGTCGTAGGCTGGGCTGTGTCCAGCGATTGTGTATATGTCTAtacaaaacaatgttttgccacttGCATACTAGAGCTTCAAATAAGATGGGATAAGAAATGGAATAGCAGAACTGCCGGAGATTGTCTAATCCCACTTCCACGCAGGGCTTCCATAAAGCCAACGTCTTGATTCTCAGAACTGCCGGAGATTGTCTATTCTATGACAGATTTTAACTTACCCTCTATTTTCGTACCTTTAGTAGGCTTAGTATTTTCAGTAATTGCAATGACTTCCTTATTTCTTTATGTGCAGAAAAATAAGATTGTCTAGAAACGATGGGGCCAAATTTTGTCAATGTATTTCCATGATCATAATACAGATATTTTTTTTTTGTGATTAAGATTTAAACCCACTTAATCCCGTCCACGAGTGACAGCATTGCAGCTAGTCACTCTTGCGATATGTTACATAGGTGACACTTTTGGTTTGAAATCCTTCACGACGCACATCCCACGCTCATTCCAGCCCAGCCTATACCTATGTTCTACTAGATGTCAAGTCAATATGGACAAAAATATCTTTATTGGCACGGGGGTGTTTTTATGCCCTGCTCACACGACAAAACGGTTTCATATGACACAAGCCCCACATCTAGTTGATTTCATTAAATTAAAACATACATATGAAAATATAAATTAGGGTCAAAATCCATGCAGACAAATTCATTGCAATCCAATCCAAGTGATAAAACTCCGATTCCAATCCCACTTCAATGCAAAATGACTAATGCCCAGCTTGTTTTTAAGCACAAATCCAATCAGTATGGTCCAATCTATGATCTATCCCTAGTATTAACACAAGGCTAAGGTTTTTATGTCCATCTAACACAGCCATCAGATAGGGTGGTCAGGCAGATCCAATTGGATTTAGGATTATCCAAATCCACTCCAACCTCTACAAACAAACAATCAATGCACGGCGGAGACTGTCGATCACTCCCCATACGCAGCAGCAAATAACAAGACTGAGTGGTAACATTGATACTGTATTGTCTGATTCATAGCGGTTCGACATGCTCAGCTAGCATAGCAGGGAAGCATCAAGATTCAAGAGTACCATCTAGAATACACCAACTTCGTCCACACAAAGCCAAACaattcattacatggttttatcaTAAGAATAAGAGTACAGGCTATCTTTTAGGTCCCCATCCATGCTTCCATTATTGCCATGCTTTGGAGCTCCCCAAGTTTCAGCGGTACTGCATAAAAAGAATGCAACTTTTCAAATAAGAAGCCACAGCACAACTGTTTACCACGACTAAAATGCATGGCATCTTCATCATAAAAGAGTCATTTGGAAGCTCTAGATCATAAGAAACTATGGTTGGATATGGAAACAACCATGCTTCAGAGCTTACACACAAGCGGAGCAGTAAAAAGATGTTAATTATTAACGAACTCTTGCAATAAGAAACTTGACCCTGGTTCCAAATTGCTGAGGTGCCAAAATCTGGGAATCATGGGACAATTCACCATAATCACAGCAGTCTGCTATGTGTCCGCATAGAGATGACACTCAAAATCCAGAAAGACACTAATTCGAATGCAAACAACTAAACTAAGACCTACCCTACAGAACAGGATATGCAAAATCCAACAAAGTATTGGCAATGGGCATATAAGTGCAACAATATGGGCGCCATGgacattgcttcaagttctaagaAGCCAGTAACAGACTATTTAAACTAGTACCAGCTGGACCAACACAGATACATCACGGCGAAACATACCATGGACCATGGCATAATAGAACAGAAGAAACGGTAGGTCATAGATTACCCAACCAATGAAACAGGTAACCACTACCTAACGCAGGCTTATGTTGCAGGGAAGGAAGCAGAGGCCGGAAACTTTTGGCCAGTACCTTGATGAAGCCAATGTCCTTGGCGTTGCTGCGGAAGCACTGTCTGCAGCACATGAGCCCGTACTTTCGGATCAAGCCGTGGGGGTTAGCGCACACACGGCTGCAATCACACACCATGGCATCCATCAACAATCGCCATCATCGAGTACGAAGTACAAAAACCAACAAACGTAAGGGCAAGCAAATCTACTTGGGCTAAAGCGCTAAAATCTTAACTACAAGCTCATGCCACAACATGACGGATTAAACAGATGACATGTATATAAAATGATATCGGCGATTAAGTGGGGCGAAGGAACTAGAGGAATAGAGGATTACCAAACCCTAGATCCAGGGCCGTAGTTCTTGGGGTGCGAGTTCCACACGTTGGAGTGTCccatggcggcggcggcaggggagcAGGCCTCACAGGTAAACCCTAACCTAGTCTGACCTGGCTTATGACTCTGAGCGGAACCGAAAACGTTCGGCTTCTTCTGTAGGAGATGGATGGCATTGCTTCACTGGGCTTTTCATTAGACCAACCCAACAAAGATGACTTGATCTATCTTGGTGCTTAAATTGAACCCAAACTTGGCCCGATATGTGATCTTTCTTTATTCTTCCAGAAAAATTTCATTTATCATTTTGTTTTTGCCAAAGTTCATCTATCTACAACAGTAAAAAAAACTAAGGGCGTTTGTTTCCGTAACTAAAGTTTAATCCATGACATATCAGACATTTGAATATCAATTACGACTATTAAATATAGTTTAACTAGGAAACTAATTAGATACACAAAATTAAACGTCTTGACAAATTTATTAAGCCTAATTAGTTTATGATTAATAAATGTTTACTATAACATCACATGGGCGAATCATATACTAATTAAGCTTCATAGGTTTGTCTTGCTATTTAATCCTTATCTGTGTaattatttttataattaaacTACATTTAATACTTCTAATTGGCATCCAAACATCTTATGTGAGTATATGCTAGGACTAAAATTTAATCCCTTCGATCCAAATAATACTTCTAACTCATATCATAGCATGCACATATCAGATGAATAAAAAACACAAGAATGTCCAGTGGAGGTATCTGATTTGTGTAAAGGACTCTACAATTTCACTCGAAAGTTATGGGAAAAGTATTGACACTGCCATTTCCATTATAGCTAAGTGTCTCAACAAACATTTGTTGCACCGTATGTCCTGattaaaaaaattaaaatatccCCACAATTAAAATTAAATGAACAACATGCACATAGTCATCAGTGACACATATCATAGGGCTAATGGATTAACTCTAATAAGAAGGGAACAAGGAGGAAAGGTGTGGCACGGGCGTGGGTGAGCGCATTGGCGGCCGTCATGGGCGAGTGCACGCAAGCTAGTGGTTGGTTGCTGGAGAGGGAGCCTAGAGGCTGGCGCTACACATTAGGGTTTGGCATGGGATGGGTGGTGACCTAGAGTTCGAACATCATGGAATGAGATAGACTGAGTCTAGAGCCTAAGAGGCTAGCGTGACCTAGGTCATCATAGGCTGAATTGGGGCACGTGACCGGGTCTAGACAGGCTCCGACACTGGGCTCAAGAAAACCCCAGTGAAAACCAACAATATTTAGAGGAAGCATGATGGATCCTCGCCAATATTGGCCGCAACAAAGCAAGAACATAGTTCATATGCTAGATCCTCTATATCAAAATGATGGCTCGGTAAATAACATATCAAATATGTTATATCTATTTTCAGTGAATCTTGAGTTTAAACAagggacaacaacaacaacaattgTGATAAATATGTCAGGGAAATGATCCCTGGTCCCTGTGGCCCGCTGACTAGTGAGCGCGCTGAGGAAAGATCCCCTCATTGTTGGGGCCCGTTAGTCAGTCAGAAGAGGCAGGTGTGCCAACTCTGGAAGGACTGGCCCCCGGTCGAACCCCGTGGCACCGAGCGTGGGCCTAGGATGGCGGAGCTTGACAAAGAAGGACGGGCATGTCGAAagggaaccactcgagtggatctcGCGTCCGGCCCCAGACCGAGCCGCCATAAATGTCTACCTGCATTAACCACGCCTGGCACCAAGCCACAACGTGGGCGCCTGTCcgcttcccactcatgacctacataCCCCTTATGCCTCATAGCATTCATGACATATGAACCCCTGAATTACGACGCATTAATAGCCCGAGCACCCCTCTGTCTGCAACGGATTAGGTCTGAGTGCACAGACCTCTtgcaggtgagagcacctagagggggggtgaataggtgatcctgtaaaaacttgaaacttaatgccacaaaacttgattaggagttagcacaataaagccaagtggctagagaggagttcttgcaagacacgataaccacaagaagatcaacacagataggcacagtggtttatcccgtggttcggccaagtccaacacttgcctactccacgttgtggcgtcccaacggacgagggttgcaatcaacccctctcaagcggtccaaagacccacttgaataccatggtgttttgctttgtttactatatcccgcttgcgaggaatctccacaacttggagcctctcgcccttacaatttgatgttcacaaagaaacacagaagtaaggctgggatgagcaacgcacgcaagacacaaaatcagagcacaacacgcacacaagtcacaactcgagctcacaacacaacccaaagagttctctactcaaatggagctctagttgctatcgcaaagaatcgaatgcgcgaaattggagtcttagtgcttaggaatgcttagagaatgcttgatgtgcttctccatgcgcctaggggtcccttttatagctccaaggcagctaggagccgttgagagcattccaggaaggcaaatcttgccttctgtcgcctggcgcaccggacagtccggtgcaccatcggacactgtccggtg
It contains:
- the LOC100280803 gene encoding 40S ribosomal protein S29; translation: MGHSNVWNSHPKNYGPGSRVCRVCANPHGLIRKYGLMCCRQCFRSNAKDIGFIKYR